In Rosa chinensis cultivar Old Blush chromosome 1, RchiOBHm-V2, whole genome shotgun sequence, a genomic segment contains:
- the LOC112187410 gene encoding KHG/KDPG aldolase isoform X2, whose translation MATAKSLIRSPFASLSSSFMFKSSPPPLPCRPHRLRVCCSSIQKTLTEVDSSGVIACLRANSAELAFEAACAALEGGISVVLQQLVHIYPTRVLGVGTVLNIEDAERAVTAGAKFFMSPVIVKDIMDDFRYGDVLYIPGVMTPTEILSAYDAGAKIVKIYPVSALGGIHYISAIKKPFPHISMVASQGITIGSAGEYIAKGASSVVLSDAIFDKEAMGQKNFNRIHQLANMAALQCKEAVDRKKNLMLINNL comes from the exons ATGGCGACTGCAAAGAGTTTGATAAGAAGCCCTTTCGCTTCTCTCAGTAGTAGTTTTATGTTTAAGAGCTCACCACCTCCGTTGCCCTGCCGGCCACATCGCCTTAGGGTTTGTTGCTCGTCAATCCAGAAAACGTTGACTGAAGTTGATAGCTCAGGCGTCATCGCATGTCTTCGCGCCAACAG TGCAGAGCTGGCATTTGAAGCTGCTTGTGCTGCTCTTGAAGGCGGCATTTCAGTT GTTCTACAGCAGCTGGTACATATCTACCCTACGAGAGTCCTAGGA GTAGGGACAGTACTGAACATTGAGGATGCGGAAAGGGCAGTGACAGCTGGAGCCAAGTTTTTTATGAGTCCTGTTATAGTGAAG GATATTATGGATGATTTTCGGTATGGGGATGTTTTGTACATACCTGGAGTTATGACTCCAACAGAG ATTTTGTCTGCCTATGATGCTGGTGCAAAAATTGTGAAG ATTTATCCTGTTTCTGCATTAGGCGGCATACACTATATATCAGCCATCAAGAAACCTTTTCCTCACATCTCAATGGTTGCTTCTCAAGGCATAACAATAG GTTCAGCTGGGGAATATATTGCTAAGGGAGCATCTTCAGTTGTTTTATCAGATGCCATATTTGATAAAGAAGCAATGGGTCAAAAGAATTTCAATAGAATACATCAACTCGCGAACATGGCAGCTTTGCAGTGCAAGGAAGCAGTAGATCG GAAGAAAAACCTCATGCTGATCAATAATTTGTAA
- the LOC112187410 gene encoding KHG/KDPG aldolase isoform X3, whose product MATAKSLIRSPFASLSSSFMFKSSPPPLPCRPHRLRVCCSSIQKTLTEVDSSGVIACLRANSAELAFEAACAALEGGISVLEIVMSTPGVFEVLQQLVHIYPTRVLGVGTVLNIEDAERAVTAGAKFFMSPVIVKILSAYDAGAKIVKIYPVSALGGIHYISAIKKPFPHISMVASQGITIGSAGEYIAKGASSVVLSDAIFDKEAMGQKNFNRIHQLANMAALQCKEAVDRKKNLMLINNL is encoded by the exons ATGGCGACTGCAAAGAGTTTGATAAGAAGCCCTTTCGCTTCTCTCAGTAGTAGTTTTATGTTTAAGAGCTCACCACCTCCGTTGCCCTGCCGGCCACATCGCCTTAGGGTTTGTTGCTCGTCAATCCAGAAAACGTTGACTGAAGTTGATAGCTCAGGCGTCATCGCATGTCTTCGCGCCAACAG TGCAGAGCTGGCATTTGAAGCTGCTTGTGCTGCTCTTGAAGGCGGCATTTCAGTT CTTGAGATTGTGATGTCGACACCAGGTGTGTTTGAG GTTCTACAGCAGCTGGTACATATCTACCCTACGAGAGTCCTAGGA GTAGGGACAGTACTGAACATTGAGGATGCGGAAAGGGCAGTGACAGCTGGAGCCAAGTTTTTTATGAGTCCTGTTATAGTGAAG ATTTTGTCTGCCTATGATGCTGGTGCAAAAATTGTGAAG ATTTATCCTGTTTCTGCATTAGGCGGCATACACTATATATCAGCCATCAAGAAACCTTTTCCTCACATCTCAATGGTTGCTTCTCAAGGCATAACAATAG GTTCAGCTGGGGAATATATTGCTAAGGGAGCATCTTCAGTTGTTTTATCAGATGCCATATTTGATAAAGAAGCAATGGGTCAAAAGAATTTCAATAGAATACATCAACTCGCGAACATGGCAGCTTTGCAGTGCAAGGAAGCAGTAGATCG GAAGAAAAACCTCATGCTGATCAATAATTTGTAA
- the LOC112187410 gene encoding KHG/KDPG aldolase isoform X1, producing MATAKSLIRSPFASLSSSFMFKSSPPPLPCRPHRLRVCCSSIQKTLTEVDSSGVIACLRANSAELAFEAACAALEGGISVLEIVMSTPGVFEVLQQLVHIYPTRVLGVGTVLNIEDAERAVTAGAKFFMSPVIVKDIMDDFRYGDVLYIPGVMTPTEILSAYDAGAKIVKIYPVSALGGIHYISAIKKPFPHISMVASQGITIGSAGEYIAKGASSVVLSDAIFDKEAMGQKNFNRIHQLANMAALQCKEAVDRKKNLMLINNL from the exons ATGGCGACTGCAAAGAGTTTGATAAGAAGCCCTTTCGCTTCTCTCAGTAGTAGTTTTATGTTTAAGAGCTCACCACCTCCGTTGCCCTGCCGGCCACATCGCCTTAGGGTTTGTTGCTCGTCAATCCAGAAAACGTTGACTGAAGTTGATAGCTCAGGCGTCATCGCATGTCTTCGCGCCAACAG TGCAGAGCTGGCATTTGAAGCTGCTTGTGCTGCTCTTGAAGGCGGCATTTCAGTT CTTGAGATTGTGATGTCGACACCAGGTGTGTTTGAG GTTCTACAGCAGCTGGTACATATCTACCCTACGAGAGTCCTAGGA GTAGGGACAGTACTGAACATTGAGGATGCGGAAAGGGCAGTGACAGCTGGAGCCAAGTTTTTTATGAGTCCTGTTATAGTGAAG GATATTATGGATGATTTTCGGTATGGGGATGTTTTGTACATACCTGGAGTTATGACTCCAACAGAG ATTTTGTCTGCCTATGATGCTGGTGCAAAAATTGTGAAG ATTTATCCTGTTTCTGCATTAGGCGGCATACACTATATATCAGCCATCAAGAAACCTTTTCCTCACATCTCAATGGTTGCTTCTCAAGGCATAACAATAG GTTCAGCTGGGGAATATATTGCTAAGGGAGCATCTTCAGTTGTTTTATCAGATGCCATATTTGATAAAGAAGCAATGGGTCAAAAGAATTTCAATAGAATACATCAACTCGCGAACATGGCAGCTTTGCAGTGCAAGGAAGCAGTAGATCG GAAGAAAAACCTCATGCTGATCAATAATTTGTAA